In Paroedura picta isolate Pp20150507F chromosome 1, Ppicta_v3.0, whole genome shotgun sequence, the following are encoded in one genomic region:
- the ANGEL2 gene encoding protein angel homolog 2 isoform X1: protein MLSRPLQRLGRDWIAHWNLAQRVYQNGQTYKCVKWTEYCSWVWCSHLNPQDFLVSWNRKPSNHIRNCPIHLCPAKMKSEGDEPTPKRRRCSEDRDISCSPNEALVTSFPNEASLFHNEPQHEEESLPKPKGVIKRSWEYYCQQSKKMKILEEDKQISQDNKDLQEKFDFTVMSYNILSQDLLEDNSHLYKHCRHQILSWNYRFPNILLDIKRLDADVLCLQEVQEDQYGSEIKPSLEALGYHCEYKMRTGRKPDGCAICFKTSKFSLLSSNPVEFFRRNIPLLDRDNVGLVVLLQPRSHCKATAAICVANTHLLYNPRRGDIKLTQLAMLLAEITNVALKEDGRFCPLVLCGDFNSVPYSPLYNFLREGKLNYEGLPIGKVSGQEQSPKGKRILSIPIWPQSLGISQDCMYEEQQKQLEKERERGEAKGNTLEASEEIMIVSQRLPTDLHHSFQLSSAYTHYLPDHGLPEVTTCHSRGAVTVDYIFYSEARDNMSEQPDIFSPTTGAEHIFEGGLKLLGRLSLVTEKDLWMVNGLPNETNSSDHLPLLAEFRLEE, encoded by the exons ATGCTGTCCCGGCCCCTACAGCGGCTGGGCAGAGATTGGATTGCCCATTGGAATCTGGCTCAAAGAGTCTACCAGAATGGGCAAACATATAAGTGTGTAAAGTGGACTGAATACTGTTCTTGGGTTTGGTGCTCACACTTGAACCCTCAGGATTTCCTGGTAAGCTGGAACAGAAAGCCTTCCAATCATATACGAAACTGTCCCATTCATCTCTGTCCTGCTAAGATGAAATCTGAAGGTGATGAGCCAACACCAAAACGAAGGAGATGTAGTGAGGACCGGGACATTAGCTGCAGTCCTAATGAAGCATTGGTTACCTCTTTTCCAAATGAAGCTTCACTGTTTCATAATGAACCTCAACATGAAGAAGAAAGCCTTCCAAAACCAAAAG GTGTGATCAAAAGATCCTGGGAATATTATTGTCAGCAGAGTAAAAAAATGAAGATCCTTGAAGAGGATAAGCAGATTAGCCAGGACAATAAAGACCTGCAGGAAAAGTTTGATTTCACTGTGATGTCATACAACATCCTTTCCCAGGATTTGTTAGAAGACAACTCCCACCTGTATAAACACTGCAGGCACCAAATACTATCTTGGAACTATCGGTTTCCCAACATTCTCTTAGACATCAAACGGCTGGATGCAGAT GTACTTTGTTTACAGGAGGTCCAAGAAGACCAGTATGGATCCgaaatcaagcccagtttggAAGCCTTAG GCTACCATTGCGAATACAAGATGAGGACAGGAAGGAAACCTGACGGCTGTGCTATTTGCTTCAAGACCTCCAAGTTTAGCCTGCTCTCCTCGAATCCAGTGGAATTCTTCCGCCGCAATATCCCACTGCTAGACCGAGATAATGTGGGGTTGGTTGTGCTCCTGCAGCCTCGGTCTCACTGTAAAGCCACTGCAGCTATATGTGTGGCCAACACTCATCTGCTGTACAACCCAAGACGAGGGGACATTAAGCTGACCCAACTAGCAATGCTGCTGGCCGAAATTACCAACGTGGCCCTTAAAGAAGATGGACGTTTCTGTCCCCTTGTCCTCTGTGGTGACTTTAACTCTGTCCCGTACTCTCCGCTCTACAATTTCTTAAGGGAAGGAAAACTGAACTATGAAGGACTTCCTATAGGGAAA GTGTCTGGGCAGGAACAGTCTCCTAAGGGTAAAAGGATACTCTCTATTCCCATTTGGCCTCAAAGCCTTGGCATATCTCAGGACTGCATGTATGAGGAACAACAGAAGCAACTAGAAAAAGAAAGAG AGAGAGGAGAGGCTAAAGGAAACACACTAGAAGCTTCAGAGGAGATCATGATAGTATCACAAag ATTACCTACAGATTTACACCACAGTTTTCAGTTGTCTTCGGCCTACACTCATTATTTGCCTGATCATGGACTTCCAGAAGTAACGACTTGCCACTCAAGAGGTGCAGTCACTGTAGATTACATCTTCTACTCTGAAGCAAGGGACAACATGTCTGAGCAACCAG ACATTTTTTCCCCCACTACAGGAGCTGAACATATTTTTGAAGGAGGACTGAAACTTTTAGGTAGATTATCGCTTGTAACAGAAAAAGATCTGTGGATGGTTAATGGACTGCCTAATGAAACCAACTCCTCTGACCATCTCCCTCTCCTAGCAGAGTTCCGGCTGGAAGAATAG
- the ANGEL2 gene encoding protein angel homolog 2 isoform X2, whose amino-acid sequence MLSRPLQRLGRDWIAHWNLAQRVYQNGQTYKCVKWTEYCSWVWCSHLNPQDFLVSWNRKPSNHIRNCPIHLCPAKMKSEGDEPTPKRRRCSEDRDISCSPNEALVTSFPNEASLFHNEPQHEEESLPKPKGVIKRSWEYYCQQSKKMKILEEDKQISQDNKDLQEKFDFTVMSYNILSQDLLEDNSHLYKHCRHQILSWNYRFPNILLDIKRLDADVLCLQEVQEDQYGSEIKPSLEALGYHCEYKMRTGRKPDGCAICFKTSKFSLLSSNPVEFFRRNIPLLDRDNVGLVVLLQPRSHCKATAAICVANTHLLYNPRRGDIKLTQLAMLLAEITNVALKEDGRFCPLVLCGDFNSVPYSPLYNFLREGKLNYEGLPIGKVSGQEQSPKGKRILSIPIWPQSLGISQDCMYEEQQKQLEKERERGEAKGNTLEASEEIMIVSQRLPTDLHHSFQLSSAYTHYLPDHGLPEVTTCHSRGAVTVDYIFYSEARDNMSEQPGAEHIFEGGLKLLGRLSLVTEKDLWMVNGLPNETNSSDHLPLLAEFRLEE is encoded by the exons ATGCTGTCCCGGCCCCTACAGCGGCTGGGCAGAGATTGGATTGCCCATTGGAATCTGGCTCAAAGAGTCTACCAGAATGGGCAAACATATAAGTGTGTAAAGTGGACTGAATACTGTTCTTGGGTTTGGTGCTCACACTTGAACCCTCAGGATTTCCTGGTAAGCTGGAACAGAAAGCCTTCCAATCATATACGAAACTGTCCCATTCATCTCTGTCCTGCTAAGATGAAATCTGAAGGTGATGAGCCAACACCAAAACGAAGGAGATGTAGTGAGGACCGGGACATTAGCTGCAGTCCTAATGAAGCATTGGTTACCTCTTTTCCAAATGAAGCTTCACTGTTTCATAATGAACCTCAACATGAAGAAGAAAGCCTTCCAAAACCAAAAG GTGTGATCAAAAGATCCTGGGAATATTATTGTCAGCAGAGTAAAAAAATGAAGATCCTTGAAGAGGATAAGCAGATTAGCCAGGACAATAAAGACCTGCAGGAAAAGTTTGATTTCACTGTGATGTCATACAACATCCTTTCCCAGGATTTGTTAGAAGACAACTCCCACCTGTATAAACACTGCAGGCACCAAATACTATCTTGGAACTATCGGTTTCCCAACATTCTCTTAGACATCAAACGGCTGGATGCAGAT GTACTTTGTTTACAGGAGGTCCAAGAAGACCAGTATGGATCCgaaatcaagcccagtttggAAGCCTTAG GCTACCATTGCGAATACAAGATGAGGACAGGAAGGAAACCTGACGGCTGTGCTATTTGCTTCAAGACCTCCAAGTTTAGCCTGCTCTCCTCGAATCCAGTGGAATTCTTCCGCCGCAATATCCCACTGCTAGACCGAGATAATGTGGGGTTGGTTGTGCTCCTGCAGCCTCGGTCTCACTGTAAAGCCACTGCAGCTATATGTGTGGCCAACACTCATCTGCTGTACAACCCAAGACGAGGGGACATTAAGCTGACCCAACTAGCAATGCTGCTGGCCGAAATTACCAACGTGGCCCTTAAAGAAGATGGACGTTTCTGTCCCCTTGTCCTCTGTGGTGACTTTAACTCTGTCCCGTACTCTCCGCTCTACAATTTCTTAAGGGAAGGAAAACTGAACTATGAAGGACTTCCTATAGGGAAA GTGTCTGGGCAGGAACAGTCTCCTAAGGGTAAAAGGATACTCTCTATTCCCATTTGGCCTCAAAGCCTTGGCATATCTCAGGACTGCATGTATGAGGAACAACAGAAGCAACTAGAAAAAGAAAGAG AGAGAGGAGAGGCTAAAGGAAACACACTAGAAGCTTCAGAGGAGATCATGATAGTATCACAAag ATTACCTACAGATTTACACCACAGTTTTCAGTTGTCTTCGGCCTACACTCATTATTTGCCTGATCATGGACTTCCAGAAGTAACGACTTGCCACTCAAGAGGTGCAGTCACTGTAGATTACATCTTCTACTCTGAAGCAAGGGACAACATGTCTGAGCAACCAG GAGCTGAACATATTTTTGAAGGAGGACTGAAACTTTTAGGTAGATTATCGCTTGTAACAGAAAAAGATCTGTGGATGGTTAATGGACTGCCTAATGAAACCAACTCCTCTGACCATCTCCCTCTCCTAGCAGAGTTCCGGCTGGAAGAATAG